In Natronomonas halophila, one DNA window encodes the following:
- a CDS encoding MTH865 family protein: MVDKDDLRQQFIDAFEGADYPVNSPMDLVPALPQGPGTKFESGDFSMTAMELNTKGGDSQEFPYDDVESLVDDIMEGLEEQGEI; encoded by the coding sequence ATGGTCGACAAAGACGATCTCCGTCAGCAGTTCATCGACGCGTTCGAAGGCGCAGACTACCCTGTCAACAGCCCCATGGACCTCGTGCCCGCCCTCCCGCAGGGCCCCGGCACGAAGTTCGAGTCCGGTGACTTCTCCATGACCGCCATGGAACTCAACACCAAGGGCGGGGACAGCCAGGAATTCCCGTACGATGACGTCGAGTCGCTCGTCGACGACATCATGGAAGGCCTCGAAGAGCAGGGCGAGATTTAA
- a CDS encoding ArsR/SmtB family transcription factor: MSLLPSRLEVSSSPDEPRVLDIDGDAAGETFDALGSETARRILALIYDEPRTPAELEDHVGTSLQNVHYHVDRLETADLIEPAGTGYSEKGNEMTVYGPASEAVVLFAGEDGDSSRLRDALTRLFGLVATVGIATIVFAVVHDWLTREPERTDVTFQTADAPSGAESGAAALTALDPVVAFFLGACAVAVAVAAWWYFMPRLRSWAQSR; this comes from the coding sequence ATGAGTCTGTTGCCGAGTCGCCTCGAGGTGTCGTCGTCGCCCGACGAACCACGAGTGCTCGATATCGACGGCGACGCGGCCGGCGAAACCTTCGACGCCCTCGGGTCCGAAACCGCCCGCCGGATACTCGCCCTGATTTACGACGAGCCGCGGACCCCCGCCGAACTCGAAGACCACGTCGGTACCTCCCTACAGAACGTCCACTACCACGTCGACCGGCTGGAAACCGCCGACCTCATCGAACCCGCCGGCACCGGCTACTCCGAGAAGGGCAACGAGATGACCGTCTACGGGCCCGCAAGCGAGGCCGTCGTCCTCTTTGCCGGCGAGGACGGCGACAGTTCCCGCCTCCGTGACGCCCTGACGCGGCTGTTCGGCCTCGTCGCGACGGTGGGTATCGCGACTATCGTCTTCGCCGTCGTCCACGATTGGCTGACCCGAGAACCGGAACGAACCGACGTGACCTTCCAGACGGCGGACGCGCCGAGCGGGGCCGAAAGCGGGGCCGCGGCGCTGACCGCACTCGACCCCGTCGTCGCCTTCTTCCTCGGGGCCTGTGCGGTGGCGGTCGCCGTCGCCGCGTGGTGGTACTTTATGCCTCGGCTTCGGTCGTGGGCGCAGTCTCGATAA
- a CDS encoding metal-dependent transcriptional regulator: MLSAVMEDYIKAIYAIQNETGERVGTSELADYMDVTSPTVSSMLGKLEDRGLIDREEYRGVTLTDEGEVVALEILRHHRLLESFLTEQLDYDWADVHEEADRLEHHVSDELTERIAEVLGNPGVDPHGDPIPDADLRLPDAEETSRLSTAEEGDEVVVRRIRHQGDEELRYLADAGIEPGIELEVLEIAPFGLVTVRTPEGEQSLPEEIARLIETAPTTEAEA, from the coding sequence ATGCTGAGCGCCGTGATGGAGGACTACATAAAGGCCATCTACGCCATCCAGAACGAGACGGGCGAACGGGTGGGCACCTCCGAGTTGGCCGATTACATGGACGTGACCTCGCCGACAGTCTCCAGTATGCTGGGCAAACTGGAAGACCGTGGTCTCATCGACCGCGAGGAGTACCGCGGCGTCACGCTCACCGACGAGGGCGAGGTCGTCGCCCTCGAAATCCTGCGGCACCACCGCCTGCTGGAGTCGTTTCTCACCGAGCAACTCGATTACGACTGGGCCGACGTTCACGAGGAGGCCGACCGCCTCGAACACCACGTCTCCGACGAGTTGACCGAGCGCATCGCCGAGGTGCTCGGCAACCCCGGCGTCGACCCCCACGGCGACCCGATTCCCGACGCCGACCTCCGATTGCCCGACGCCGAGGAGACCAGTCGGCTCTCGACCGCCGAGGAGGGCGACGAGGTCGTCGTCCGGCGCATCCGCCATCAGGGCGACGAGGAACTGCGCTATCTCGCCGACGCGGGCATCGAACCCGGAATCGAACTCGAAGTGCTGGAAATCGCACCGTTCGGACTCGTTACGGTGCGAACCCCGGAGGGCGAACAGAGTTTGCCCGAAGAAATCGCCCGGCTTATCGAGACTGCGCCCACGACCGAAGCCGAGGCATAA